AGATGTATCCCGTGAAGGTGTACAACGTGACCTACTGCCATTAGTGGAAGGCTGCACAGTTTCTACTAAACACGGCATGGTTAAAACCGACCACATTTTGTTTATTGCTTCTGGTGCATTCCAGATGTCTAAACCGTCTGATTTAATTCCAGAGCTTCAAGGCCGTTTACCGATTCGTGTTGAATTAGACGCCCTTACCGCTGCTGATTTTAAACGCATTCTAACAGAGCCATTTGCCTCACTCACTGAGCAACATGTCGCCCTGATGAACACCGAAGGCGTAACCATAGAGTTTACTGAATCAGGTATTGAGCGCATTGCAGAAGCGGCATGGCAAGTGAATGAGCGCACCGAAAACATTGGTGCACGCCGTTTACATACCGTGATGGAAAAATTGATGGAAGAGATTTCATACGAAGCTTCTGAAAAGTCGGGTTCTAAATTTGTCATTGACGCTGAATATGTCAATGACCACCTTGATACCTTGGTACAAGATGAAGATTTAAGCCGCTTTATTTTATAACCATTATTTGAATCAAGCGCCCTCCCATTTGGTTATTATTAATGGGAGGTCTCGTGACTTTTTGGTTTATGAATAAACATCACGAATGCAGGTTACAACAATAGGATTAACAGCAAAATCGCGTATGATGATAATCTGCGATTTAGCGTTAATCCTTTTTTTATAGGTATTCCCATGACCCAATCAACGCCTACCGTCACCGGCATTAAGCTTAAGCGTCAATCTAAGTTACTCGAAGTGACCTTTGATAACGACCAAACTTACAACATCAGTTGTGAAATGCTCCGAGTATTCTCGCCATCGGCTGAAGTGCAACGTCATGGCGACCCAATATTGGTTACCCATAAGAAAGCTGTAAATATCAAAGCGCTCGAACCTGTTGGTCATTATGCGGTAAAAATTACCTTTGATGATGGTCATGATACTGGCTTGTATTCTTGGCAGGTGCTACATAACCTGTGCAGTAATCAAACTGAATTATGGCAACAGTATTTAGCCCGATTGCGGGCAGAGAAAGGCTCACGAGAACCACTGATTTCGATGAATATTAAGTATTCATGATTACGGTACGTTTTAACGATAGACGTTAATTTCAACACTATATTTGCATAACTTTACTCATTGCGATCAGCAATTGACACTCAAACGATTATGCTTAGTCATAGTCTTCACTCGTATCGAGGTGTGTATGAAACAGTCAATTCAATTTCCGATGATTAAAGTGTTATTGATCGGATTAGCAATTATAAGCTTGAGTGCTTGTGCACCACGTGCTCATCATGGACACGAAAAAGCGCCTACTAATAAAAAGACGGTAACGAAAGTGGTCGTTGTTAAACCAGCGGCATATCGCGTCGTTAATGTTAATAACGTTCATCAAAAGGATGTTGTTATCATTCGAAAACGTTAAATGACTCTACTATAAGTGCCAGCTATTTTGCTGGCATTGTTGAATGATGAACTTAGTTAACTCGTGTTAACTCGTGTTAACAATGGCCTGCAGCCACTAACGTCGTGGCGCTTCGCCCACACCAGACCAAGTGCCAAAGTTGCACTTCTGGCAATAAATCTCATTAACCTCGTCATCCCGGCAATGCTTTTGAGCCGGGATCCAGGTGTTTCTTTATGCTTATGATGACATACGGCCACCAAGGTCGTAGCGCCTCGCCCACGCCGGATTTTTCAAACTTCGTTTGAATTAAGATCGCAAGGTTCCACCCTGCACCGGCCAAAAGGGGATCAACAGCAATCCCCTCTTGGATCACCCCTGCCGTTCCGGCAACATTTTCGCTATTTAACCAAACAACAGCAGCGAAAAAATTGCGACGGAAATAGATCCAGCTTTTGGCCTCTTTTGAATCGTGCTTCGGCCTTATTCGAAAATGCTAACGCTTCAGATGGGGCGTCCCTTCCCCTCTAACGCTAAGCTCACATCCATGTGAGCTTCACGCTATTTTCTTCAACGTCCTCAATAATATGAAACCCGGAAATGTTAATAAATCGAAGATACAAAATTACAGGCGCAAATAAACTAGTGAGTATCCAAAGCAGGAATATTTTAGTTAAGCCCACATAGATGCTTATTTATAAATCAAGAACTGGTGTCTCGCAGAGATTATCTGCACATAAACCTGCTGTAGGTAATTTGTTAGATTGTAACTTTGGACTACTACTTTTAATAATATTGAGTTAGTCTCATTTTGTCTGTAATTATTTAAATGTTAATGTCATAGTAATTTAAATTAACGTTAATAATCGTCGAACTGCCTATAACCACATGATTATAAATAATTAAATAAAAATACGTATATTTAGCAGTTAAAAAGTTTCATTATCTGTTGTGTAAGTCGAGGCATTGTAAACCCTGATGAAAAAAAAGAGCACAAACGCAAAAAGCATGGTCATAGTAAGTGATGTAGACAACTATGATTTTAAAGATAATAGAGTATTAAAACCGTTATTATTAAACTGTTCTGAACATCCAGAATATCCTATGAATCATGCTTTCCAGCACTCTGACAGTGTAAAGCTGACTAAAAAAAAGACTTTAGAATACTTCGTCCCAAATAACATTTCACTATTATTATCGAATAGCCGAACCGCATTAAATGATGCAGAAAAAATGTACAAAGAATTTTTACTTGAGCAGCAAGATGAGTTCAAAGAAGATAAAATCGATGAACTCTGGCATAACTGCTTTTTGGTATCTAACTATATAGAGAAAATTCAAACATCAATAGTATTCTCTTACACTGCTTTAGAAGCTTTCGCTAATATAAGTATTCCTGATGATTTTGTTTATATTTCACAAAGAAATAATAAAGGAATCAAAGAACAATTTGAGCGACAAGCTATTGAACGCTGGTTAAGCTTAAAAGATAAATTAGATTCTGTATTACCTCAGATATATGACTGCAATACTATTAGTAAGCAAAATTTCTGGTCACAATTCCTTCAGCTTGAAGATTATAGAAATAAAATAATTCATCAAAAAGCAATAGAAAGCACAAGCTTCTTTTATGAGTATTTCAAGCCTAGTATTTTCAAAGTATTACGCGTAGCTGAGAATATTATTTGCTATTTTCATGACGTTAATAAAGTAAATACTAGTGAACAGGCACAAGCTAATTTAATGTGGCCATGGCTGCCTGGAGCTATGACCGCACCAGTTCTTCGTAATCCTGAATCAATTCTAGATTGGAAGGTTGACCACAACCAACCTTCATTTAAGAAACGTTTTTCAGATAGGCAGCTCGCAGAGTTTGATAAGTTATCGAATCAAAACTCACAAATAAATAAACTTCATAACGAGTAGAACCTAAGAATCTTAAAACCTTTGAGCAGAGTATTAACCATCTAATGGGGACTTCCATAAAAAGGTTCCATACCTGTCCACGGTCGAGTTTTTCTAGCTTATCAAAGCCCAAATTCAACTCTAAACTTGAGGCCGTTGAAGAAAATAGCGTGAGCTGGCCATGGATGGCCCGCTAGCTTTCGAGGGGAAGGGACGCCCCATCGTAAGCGTTATGATGTGGTCAACTAAATCTGTACACCAACAGGAGTTGCGTCTTTACGCTGCCATTTCGGCTGCTGTTGGCGTCATATAATTGTTATAACTATGACCCCGTTTTATATTGTAGTGCTTCAATATATAATTCAGCACATCATGCTTTGCTTCATCAAAACTGTTGTAGCCATACTTAGGCATCCATTCTGTTTTAAAGCTTCTAAAAAAACGTTCCATTACCGCATTATCCCAGCAGTTTCCTCGTCGGCTCATGCTTTGAGTTATCTGATATTTCCAAAGCATTTGTCGATACTGAAGGCTACTGTAGTGACAACCCTGATCAGAGTGAAACACTACGTTTCTTGGACGCCCACGGCTTTCAAATGCCATTCTTAATGCTGCACAAGTCAAATCAGTATTCGGACTGTCAGAGCATGCCCAACCCACAATCTTTCTCGCGTATAAATCCATTACCACCGCTAAATAGAGCCATTTGGTTCCAGACCAAACATAGGTCACGTCACCACACCAAACCTGATTTATTGCTTCAACGTTAAACTGCCGCTTTAACAAATTAGGGGCTATTTTAGATTCATCATTTGCTATCTTGTAACGATGCTTTCTGGGTTGGTTACTGATTAGCCCTGCATCTCTCATTAAACTCGCGGCCTTATAACGGCCAACATTTTCACCTAATTGATTAAGCTGGCCTGCTATCGTTCTTGCCCCTGCAGAGCCACGACTATCACGGTGGATTGCAATCGCTTGCTGGCGCAGTTTTCCTAGTTCAGGCTTCACTAATCCACGATGTTTGAGATGATAATGGTAGCTGCTTCGCGGTATTTCAAATAAATGGCAAAGCTGTTTGACGATGTTCTGCTCTCTCGATAACGATTCAATTAACGCTATCGTTTGATGTTGTCTTGCATTAAGAGAGCGGTAGCCTTTTTTAGGATGTCTTTCTCCCATTCAATCTTCTTAATTTGCGCTTCAAGCTCTTGAATTCGTTTTTGCTCAGGAGTGATGGCATGAGATGATGGGGTAATACCTTCAAATTCTTGCCTAAGTTGAGTCACCCAACGTCTAATCGCTGTTGGACCTGCCCCCGTAGCCTTGGAAGCTTCACTCGTAGTGTAACCTTGTTTAATAACGAGGTTTGCAGCATCTATTTTAAATTCTGTTGAGTAAGTTGGTTGAGTTTTCATTACTTTTTTACACCGTTTTATCTTAAAGGAAGTTTACCTCAATCGGTGTACAGATTCATTAAGCCACAATATTAGCATTTTCGAATAAGGCCGAAGCAGTATACAAACGAAGTTAAAAGCTGGATCAATCCCCATGGCGACCTTTTCGCTGTTTGAAAATGTTGCGGGGCGGCTGGGAGTTCCAAGAGGGAACAGCCGTTGGTTTCCTCTTGGTCTGGTGTGGGTGAAGCGCCACGACGTTAGTGGCCGCAGGCCATATCTTAAATACACTTTTGTCTAAAAATAAGCTACCAACTACCTGATTTAACACCAATAAAAATGCCAGCATTTCTGCTGGCATTTTTGATCAATTGTTAACTCGTTTAAGCTTAAAGCGCGGCTTGGAAAATCACGCTGTCGGCTTTCTTAGTGTAAGAATCGATTTGGTCGAAGTTCAAGTAACGGTAAGTATCAGCTGCTGTTGCATCTAATTCTTTAGCGTATTCTTGATACTCTTCTGCTGAAGGTAAACGACCCAATAACGCTGCTACTGCTGCTAACTCAGCTGATGCTAAGTATACGTTTGCGCCAGTACCTAAACGGTTAGGGAAGTTACGTGTAGAAGTTGATACTACAGTAGCACCTTCTGCAACACGTGCTTGGTTACCCATACATAGAGAACAACCAGGGATCTCGATGCGGGCACCAACACGGCCGAAGATTGAGTAGTAACCTTCTTCAGTTAATTGATCGCGGTCCATCTTAGTTGGTGGTGCAATCCATAAACGAGTTGGTAGCGTAGTAGCAAACTTTTCTAACATCTTACCGGTAGCACGGAAGTGACCGATGTTAGTCATACAAGAACCAACAAACACTTCGTCAATCTTAGTTTGTGCAACGCTTGATAATAATACTGCATCATCAGGATCGTTTGGTGCACAAAGGATTGGTTCTTTGATGTCGTTTAAGTTGATTTCGATAATTTCAGCATATTCTGCATCTTTATCTGCTTCCATCAACTCTGGCTTGGCAATCCACTCTTGCATCGCAGTAATACGACGTTCAATCGTACGACGATCGCCATAACCTTCAGCAATCATCCACTTTAACATCACGATGTTAGAGGTTAGATATTCAATGATTGGTTCTTTGTCTAGCTTAATGCTACAACCTGCAGCTGAACGCTCAGCAGATGCATCAGATAATTCGAATGCTTGTTCAACTTTAAGTTTTTCAAGACCTTCGATTTCTAATACGCGGCCAGAGAAAGCGTTGATTTTGCCTTTCTTCTCAACCGTTAGCAGACCCATTTCAATTGCTTTTAATGGGATAGCATGGACTAAATCGCGTAAGGTAATACCGGGTTGCATTTCGCCTTTAAAGCGCACTAGCACTGATTCAGGCATATCAAGAGGCATGACACCTGTTGCAGCAGCAAACGCCACTAAACCAGAACCGGCAGGGAACGAAATACCAATAGGGAAACGAGTATGTGAATCACCACCAGTACCTACGGTATCGGGTAGTAA
The nucleotide sequence above comes from Shewanella sp. Arc9-LZ. Encoded proteins:
- a CDS encoding gamma-butyrobetaine hydroxylase-like domain-containing protein — its product is MTQSTPTVTGIKLKRQSKLLEVTFDNDQTYNISCEMLRVFSPSAEVQRHGDPILVTHKKAVNIKALEPVGHYAVKITFDDGHDTGLYSWQVLHNLCSNQTELWQQYLARLRAEKGSREPLISMNIKYS
- a CDS encoding IS3 family transposase (programmed frameshift), giving the protein MKTQPTYSTEFKIDAANLVIKQGYTTSEASKATGAGPTAIRRWVTQLRQEFEGITPSSHAITPEQKRIQELEAQIKKIEWEKDIPKKGYRSLNARQHQTIALIESLSREQNIVKQLCHLFEIPRSSYHYHLKHRGLVKPELGKLRQQAIAIHRDSRGSAGARTIAGQLNQLGENVGRYKAASLMRDAGLISNQPRKHRYKIANDESKIAPNLLKRQFNVEAINQVWCGDVTYVWSGTKWLYLAVVMDLYARKIVGWACSDSPNTDLTCAALRMAFESRGRPRNVVFHSDQGCHYSSLQYRQMLWKYQITQSMSRRGNCWDNAVMERFFRSFKTEWMPKYGYNSFDEAKHDVLNYILKHYNIKRGHSYNNYMTPTAAEMAA